The Porphyrobacter sp. HT-58-2 genome has a window encoding:
- a CDS encoding ParB/RepB/Spo0J family partition protein, with amino-acid sequence MLIPFSRLYLSDANVRKTRSEEDDIQLSADIEARGLLQNLLVTKSKKRGKFAVIAGGRRLRAIEMIVARGAWNPDTEIECKLLEGSEEEAGEASLAENFQRVGMSPAEECRAFQHFIKEGSDVAAVAKRFGLTQRFVEGRLRLANLAEPIFEALAKGDVTLEIAKAYAATDQHEVQLRVFEQMRYAYNPSADAIRRMVASGSMRGNDPIALLIGEDAYVAAGGKIERDLFSEAADDRWIDIEIAHRLAAEKMEAEAQRIAAETGLAWISPVASTNSWQARSEMGVNAVRLPPAPLSEEARARIDAIDKRMDEISAIIDEGDDGEIEGSEADFGQLEAEYEDLDAERSDLNNPVRELPEEWRGEAGRFLVLTTRGEMVLEADYYSEKRLSFETDESGKVTATAEEPVSGSTKRGSAAPSRPEAVAPGTEKPISARLFDELSVQRRNILSASLLTDAGLALDFAIFALADSRSYESRGTSIKGGRPSDPATGELSQSTAEGILAEAEGALDKAWQEHGCAAQRFIAFRELADEAKAAWLAYAVAISLEAKKGYGSEYHPIHAVIGSMLDIDVAAMWRPTSENFFDRVSKTSCLAALTEVGGSDLAARYAASKKADLAKTCETIFAGKAIVEQDVKEAALAWLPEGMKFTIGANPADPVIPDTDESAPVSGVCDDAEADGEADSEADELIDDDQPEVACEEAAVAA; translated from the coding sequence ATGCTTATTCCCTTTTCCCGGCTCTATCTGAGCGATGCCAATGTCCGCAAAACGCGCAGCGAAGAAGATGATATCCAGCTTTCCGCCGATATCGAAGCGCGCGGCCTGTTGCAGAACCTGCTGGTCACCAAGAGCAAAAAGCGCGGCAAGTTTGCCGTGATCGCGGGTGGTCGGCGGTTGCGCGCCATCGAGATGATCGTCGCGCGCGGTGCGTGGAACCCCGATACCGAGATCGAATGCAAGCTGCTCGAGGGTAGCGAAGAGGAAGCCGGCGAGGCCTCGCTGGCTGAGAACTTCCAGCGCGTCGGGATGTCCCCAGCTGAGGAATGCCGCGCCTTCCAGCACTTCATCAAGGAAGGCAGCGACGTTGCCGCGGTCGCCAAACGCTTTGGCCTGACCCAGCGCTTCGTGGAAGGCCGCTTGCGGCTAGCGAACCTCGCCGAGCCGATTTTCGAAGCACTCGCCAAAGGCGATGTCACCCTCGAGATCGCCAAGGCCTACGCCGCGACTGACCAGCACGAGGTGCAACTGCGGGTCTTTGAGCAGATGCGGTACGCCTATAACCCAAGCGCCGATGCCATCCGGCGTATGGTGGCGAGCGGTTCCATGCGCGGCAATGACCCAATCGCGCTACTGATCGGCGAAGATGCCTATGTGGCCGCCGGGGGCAAGATCGAGCGCGACCTCTTCAGCGAAGCAGCAGATGATCGCTGGATCGATATCGAGATCGCCCACCGGCTTGCGGCCGAAAAGATGGAAGCCGAAGCCCAGCGGATCGCTGCTGAAACGGGCCTTGCATGGATCAGCCCGGTTGCGTCGACCAATTCATGGCAGGCGCGCAGCGAAATGGGCGTCAATGCTGTCCGGCTGCCGCCCGCGCCGCTGTCCGAAGAAGCACGAGCCCGAATTGACGCGATCGATAAGCGCATGGACGAAATCAGCGCAATCATCGACGAAGGCGATGACGGCGAGATTGAAGGGAGCGAGGCCGACTTCGGGCAGCTCGAGGCCGAGTACGAGGATCTCGATGCCGAGCGCAGCGACCTCAATAACCCGGTGCGCGAACTGCCCGAGGAATGGCGCGGCGAGGCCGGACGGTTCCTCGTTCTCACCACCCGCGGCGAGATGGTGCTCGAGGCGGACTACTATAGCGAAAAGCGCCTGTCGTTCGAGACCGATGAAAGTGGCAAAGTGACAGCGACGGCCGAAGAGCCGGTGTCAGGTTCCACCAAGCGCGGCAGCGCTGCACCTTCAAGGCCCGAGGCGGTTGCGCCGGGCACGGAGAAGCCGATCAGCGCCCGCCTGTTCGACGAGCTTTCGGTCCAGCGCCGTAATATCCTGTCGGCATCGCTGCTCACCGATGCGGGGCTCGCGCTCGACTTTGCCATCTTCGCGCTGGCTGACAGCCGCAGCTACGAAAGCCGGGGAACCTCGATCAAGGGCGGACGCCCCAGCGATCCGGCGACCGGAGAACTTTCGCAGTCCACAGCCGAAGGGATTCTCGCCGAGGCTGAAGGCGCGCTCGACAAGGCATGGCAGGAACATGGCTGTGCAGCCCAGCGCTTCATTGCCTTCCGCGAACTTGCCGACGAAGCCAAGGCTGCGTGGCTCGCCTATGCGGTGGCCATCTCGCTCGAAGCCAAGAAGGGCTATGGTTCAGAATATCATCCGATCCATGCTGTCATCGGCAGCATGCTCGACATCGACGTTGCCGCGATGTGGCGGCCGACATCTGAGAATTTCTTCGACCGCGTGAGCAAGACCTCGTGTCTTGCCGCACTGACGGAAGTCGGCGGAAGCGATCTTGCAGCGCGCTATGCCGCATCGAAGAAGGCCGATCTTGCCAAGACGTGCGAGACGATCTTTGCCGGTAAGGCCATCGTTGAACAGGACGTCAAGGAAGCAGCGCTGGCCTGGTTGCCTGAAGGCATGAAGTTCACGATTGGGGCCAATCCTGCTGATCCGGTCATCCCGGACACCGACGAGAGCGCCCCGGTCTCCGGCGTCTGCGATGACGCTGAAGCTGACGGTGAAGCCGACAGCGAGGCCGACGAGCTGATCGATGACGATCAACCTGAAGTCGCCTGTGAAGAGGCGGCGGTGGCCGCCTGA
- a CDS encoding ArdC family protein: MSRASFLLRSRLMRQRPKRDVAQEITNLIIATIEAGTLPWRRPWKKTGMGGAPLRAAGVPYTGINRLYLWAVADHYGYSSRYWMTWRQAIELGGQVRKGETAEPSIYFNSTKKTAVDQATGEESSKTIRFMRAYSVFNASQIDGLPPHFYPSPVPEAPPTPSQKVAAIERFFGLIPADIRLGGDRAFYSPGADFIQLPHPNVFNTEDGFVATKAHELGHWSGHASRLAREFGKRFGDKAYAFEELVAEQVSARICYELGLPADLHESHASYVSHWLEILKADKTAIITAAAKADQAFNHLAAYSGYQSEPAGEEGEEADETAPVPAFA, encoded by the coding sequence GTGAGCCGGGCCTCTTTTTTGTTGAGGAGCAGGCTAATGCGCCAAAGACCCAAGCGCGACGTCGCGCAGGAAATCACCAATTTGATCATCGCTACAATCGAGGCTGGAACACTGCCCTGGCGCCGACCCTGGAAGAAGACCGGGATGGGCGGAGCACCGCTGCGCGCTGCCGGCGTCCCTTACACCGGGATCAACCGTCTCTATCTCTGGGCGGTCGCCGACCACTACGGCTATAGCTCGCGCTACTGGATGACCTGGCGGCAAGCCATTGAGCTTGGCGGACAAGTTCGCAAGGGCGAGACGGCCGAGCCCAGCATCTACTTCAACAGCACGAAGAAGACGGCGGTCGACCAGGCAACAGGCGAGGAATCGTCGAAAACAATCCGCTTCATGCGCGCCTACAGCGTGTTCAACGCATCGCAAATCGACGGGCTGCCGCCGCACTTCTATCCGAGTCCGGTGCCCGAAGCGCCGCCGACGCCCTCGCAGAAAGTCGCTGCCATCGAGCGCTTCTTCGGCCTGATCCCGGCGGACATACGCCTCGGCGGAGACCGCGCGTTCTACTCGCCGGGCGCCGATTTTATTCAGCTTCCGCATCCCAATGTCTTCAACACCGAAGACGGCTTCGTGGCCACCAAAGCGCACGAACTCGGCCATTGGTCGGGCCATGCATCGCGGCTCGCCCGCGAGTTTGGCAAGCGTTTCGGCGACAAGGCATACGCTTTCGAGGAGCTGGTGGCCGAGCAGGTGAGTGCGCGCATCTGCTATGAATTGGGCCTTCCGGCAGACCTTCACGAGAGCCATGCCAGCTACGTCTCGCACTGGCTGGAGATCCTCAAGGCCGACAAGACGGCGATCATCACCGCAGCTGCGAAGGCCGATCAGGCGTTCAACCATCTTGCGGCCTATTCGGGCTACCAGAGCGAACCTGCGGGCGAAGAAGGGGAGGAAGCCGATGAGACGGCGCCAGTTCCGGCTTTTGCTTGA
- a CDS encoding DUF6927 domain-containing protein — translation MGWLYMHRAGMGGFETPKAYLDKQFTWERENEETGTLEGCRVIRSVSTTGAYYAAVQRYGPNNQTHAISAVICLVRWNPKAADGLLFGYKDMDENSGPVEAGCPRRILEELGPTRHPYALDWRNRCYRQLRLKERKIADGDLIRLPEPMKFTDGSEHAEFRVTKRGAKIELSTPDGRGRFRISRLMERRFEVLPPKRAVRTFFPATP, via the coding sequence ATGGGCTGGCTTTACATGCACCGTGCAGGAATGGGCGGCTTCGAGACCCCCAAAGCCTATCTCGACAAACAGTTCACGTGGGAGCGCGAAAATGAAGAAACCGGCACCCTCGAAGGTTGCCGGGTCATCAGAAGCGTGTCCACAACCGGGGCCTACTACGCGGCTGTCCAGCGCTATGGACCGAACAACCAGACCCACGCCATCTCCGCGGTGATCTGTCTGGTCCGCTGGAACCCCAAGGCAGCCGACGGCCTCCTGTTCGGCTACAAGGACATGGATGAAAATTCAGGACCGGTGGAGGCCGGGTGCCCCAGACGTATCCTGGAGGAGTTGGGGCCAACCCGTCACCCTTATGCCCTCGACTGGCGCAACCGGTGCTACCGCCAGCTCCGGCTCAAGGAACGCAAGATCGCCGATGGCGACCTGATCCGGCTGCCTGAACCCATGAAGTTCACCGACGGGAGCGAACACGCCGAGTTCCGGGTGACAAAGCGGGGCGCGAAGATTGAACTCAGCACGCCCGATGGCCGAGGCCGGTTCCGCATCAGCAGATTGATGGAGCGCCGGTTCGAGGTCTTGCCCCCGAAGCGCGCGGTGCGCACATTTTTCCCGGCAACGCCGTAA
- a CDS encoding lipoyl domain-containing protein → MARMTLKVPKGAVSMQNGTIAEWFVAAGDTVAIGQLIYAIETEKTTLEVESPFAGIITPLAEVGQTLPVGAPVATIES, encoded by the coding sequence ATGGCCCGCATGACGCTCAAGGTTCCAAAGGGCGCGGTGTCGATGCAGAACGGCACGATTGCCGAATGGTTCGTGGCGGCGGGAGACACCGTTGCCATCGGCCAGCTGATCTATGCGATCGAAACCGAGAAAACCACGCTTGAGGTCGAAAGTCCGTTCGCGGGGATCATCACGCCTCTGGCCGAAGTGGGCCAGACATTGCCAGTCGGCGCGCCCGTCGCAACCATCGAAAGCTGA
- a CDS encoding IclR family transcriptional regulator, producing the protein MASVSQSVSRCIALYALFADRKSGLTGAEIAEHLDAPRSSVAALLKELSELSMISLNRRTLTYLPTLKFAQLGAWLIDPGHFPPPLAELMEELQRESGETVTASWPIDHEMEIIRVVKSRNPISFVAEIGQRLPLWYSSVGLAYLASLSNQQIHARWEKDRRALAKVPDLDSVIDAVSHVRTSGMAVVHGGVFAEASAVAMLVGYELDGRPLVVSIAGPEARIRTIQQRLTGLITRTFGSGIGLD; encoded by the coding sequence ATGGCTTCCGTCAGTCAGTCCGTTTCACGCTGCATTGCCCTTTATGCGCTCTTTGCCGATCGCAAGTCCGGGCTGACAGGCGCTGAAATTGCAGAACATCTGGATGCACCGCGCTCAAGTGTGGCGGCGCTGCTCAAGGAGCTCTCGGAGCTTTCGATGATCAGCCTGAACCGTCGGACCCTGACGTATCTCCCGACCCTCAAGTTCGCACAGCTTGGTGCATGGCTGATCGATCCCGGGCATTTCCCCCCGCCGCTCGCCGAGTTGATGGAGGAGCTGCAGCGCGAGAGCGGCGAAACCGTCACGGCCTCGTGGCCAATCGATCATGAGATGGAAATCATCAGGGTCGTCAAAAGCCGCAACCCGATTTCATTTGTGGCCGAGATCGGCCAGCGGCTCCCACTATGGTATTCCTCTGTCGGCCTTGCCTATCTTGCATCACTTTCGAACCAGCAGATTCACGCACGCTGGGAGAAAGATCGTCGCGCGCTGGCCAAGGTGCCGGATCTGGACTCGGTGATTGATGCAGTGAGCCATGTTCGCACGAGCGGCATGGCGGTCGTGCATGGCGGTGTATTCGCTGAGGCCTCGGCCGTCGCCATGCTCGTCGGGTATGAACTCGACGGACGCCCACTGGTCGTTTCCATCGCAGGCCCCGAAGCCCGGATTCGCACCATTCAGCAGCGCTTGACAGGCCTCATCACGAGAACATTCGGCAGCGGGATTGGTCTGGACTGA
- a CDS encoding TonB-dependent receptor, producing MNRAHQFITGLLAATAMPAAALAQDTPQAEEGGFGVEEIIVTAERRSDTMQDTPIAITAVTGDDLARSSIFDTEALAATVPGLVIQRDVVGKVVIRGIGTENFTVGGDPGVATYVDGAYIARSSAGIFDFFDVERVEVLRGPQGTLYGRNATGGVINVISRAPSEDFEVRGALTYGNYEMMRGEAAISGPITEGIRFRLAGLVSKRDGFTNNIFPGIGARGLDELDTKDLWAIRGRLDLDIGDRVKLELIGDIYRDDSNPPAFWYTDDTLPWQSPTSVFPRGLRTISQGYETATPGLPDLEVGQANRQDQNGITGRLTYEGDGFTVTSVSAWRDIEFDWINDGDGLSDFLVVYFQRDESEQFSQDIQIASSGDGPFQWIVGGSYLTEDSQGLYAIPLGPAFGNSTIAYVGTNKTEAFGVFAEGSYTFGDLTVTAGLRYADETKDATLNYLFPLIGLDLDYDESLSFNALTPRFVIEYQPRDDLNFYGSITRGFKSGGFSLLDNPLNAFDAEKVWAYEAGMKSQFLNDRVRFNLTGFLYDYTDQQLSQVTNLATLTSNAGSSTIWGIESEFVVIPAPGLRLEGNVAYLNTRFDEFCTTDTRNPALPLDPANCTFSNGMGGTFVTGNLAGNQLPRAPDLSAFVAATYETSLGENFDGFVRGEWQFTGDQFFSVFNRPNIAQPGYSLFNASAGISSAEGNWNIQVWGRNIFDKEYFSNLFESGVLANLVVPQGFVAPPATYGVTLGFNF from the coding sequence ATGAACCGAGCACATCAGTTTATCACTGGGCTGCTGGCCGCAACGGCCATGCCCGCCGCCGCGCTGGCACAAGACACGCCGCAGGCCGAAGAAGGCGGTTTCGGCGTTGAGGAAATCATCGTGACGGCAGAACGCCGCAGCGACACGATGCAGGACACGCCGATTGCGATCACCGCCGTCACCGGTGACGATCTGGCCCGGTCAAGCATTTTCGATACCGAAGCCCTCGCGGCAACGGTTCCGGGGCTGGTGATCCAGCGCGATGTCGTCGGCAAGGTTGTGATCCGCGGGATCGGAACGGAGAACTTCACCGTCGGCGGCGATCCGGGTGTGGCGACCTATGTCGACGGGGCTTACATCGCGCGCTCATCGGCGGGGATCTTCGACTTCTTCGATGTCGAACGGGTGGAAGTGCTGCGCGGGCCGCAGGGCACGCTCTACGGACGCAACGCGACCGGCGGCGTCATCAACGTCATTTCGCGCGCTCCCTCCGAAGACTTTGAGGTTCGCGGCGCGCTGACGTATGGCAATTACGAAATGATGCGTGGTGAAGCGGCGATTTCCGGACCGATCACCGAAGGAATCCGGTTCCGCCTTGCGGGCCTCGTTTCCAAGCGTGATGGCTTTACCAACAACATCTTCCCGGGCATCGGGGCACGCGGGCTGGACGAACTCGACACCAAGGATCTGTGGGCGATCCGGGGGCGGCTTGATCTCGACATCGGCGACCGGGTCAAACTGGAGCTGATCGGCGATATCTACCGCGACGATTCCAACCCGCCGGCATTCTGGTATACCGACGACACGCTCCCGTGGCAGTCGCCCACCTCGGTTTTCCCGCGGGGCCTGAGGACGATCAGTCAGGGCTACGAAACGGCGACCCCCGGCTTGCCTGATCTGGAAGTTGGGCAGGCCAACCGACAGGATCAGAACGGCATTACCGGCCGCCTCACCTATGAAGGCGACGGGTTCACGGTGACCTCGGTGTCGGCCTGGCGCGATATCGAATTCGACTGGATCAATGACGGTGACGGCTTGTCCGATTTCCTGGTTGTCTATTTCCAGCGCGACGAGTCCGAGCAGTTCAGCCAGGATATCCAGATCGCCTCCAGCGGCGACGGCCCGTTCCAGTGGATCGTCGGTGGAAGTTATCTGACGGAAGATTCGCAAGGTCTTTACGCCATCCCGCTCGGCCCGGCCTTCGGCAATTCGACCATCGCCTATGTCGGGACGAACAAGACCGAGGCTTTCGGGGTCTTTGCCGAAGGGTCATATACCTTCGGCGACCTGACGGTGACTGCCGGTCTGCGCTATGCGGACGAGACCAAGGACGCGACGCTCAATTACTTGTTCCCGCTGATCGGACTCGATCTCGATTACGATGAGAGCCTGAGTTTCAATGCGCTGACGCCGCGTTTCGTGATCGAGTATCAACCGCGCGACGACCTCAACTTCTACGGTTCGATCACGCGCGGGTTCAAGTCTGGCGGCTTCTCGTTGCTCGACAACCCGCTCAACGCTTTCGATGCGGAAAAGGTATGGGCTTATGAAGCCGGGATGAAGTCGCAATTCCTCAATGACCGGGTCCGGTTCAATCTCACAGGCTTCCTCTACGACTACACCGATCAGCAGCTCAGCCAGGTGACCAACCTTGCCACCTTGACCAGCAACGCCGGTTCCTCGACGATCTGGGGGATCGAGAGCGAATTCGTGGTGATCCCGGCTCCGGGGTTGCGGCTGGAAGGCAATGTTGCCTACCTCAACACCCGGTTTGACGAATTCTGCACCACAGACACGCGCAACCCGGCGCTGCCGCTCGACCCGGCCAATTGCACCTTCTCCAATGGCATGGGCGGCACCTTTGTGACGGGCAACCTCGCCGGAAACCAGCTCCCGCGCGCACCGGACCTGAGCGCTTTTGTGGCAGCGACCTACGAAACCTCGCTCGGCGAGAACTTCGATGGCTTTGTCAGGGGCGAATGGCAGTTCACTGGCGATCAATTCTTCTCGGTCTTCAACCGGCCCAACATCGCTCAGCCCGGCTACAGCCTGTTCAACGCCAGCGCCGGGATCAGCTCGGCCGAGGGCAACTGGAACATCCAGGTTTGGGGCCGCAACATCTTCGACAAGGAATACTTCTCCAACCTGTTCGAATCCGGCGTGCTCGCCAATCTGGTCGTCCCGCAAGGTTTCGTCGCGCCGCCGGCCACCTATGGTGTGACGCTTGGTTTCAACTTCTGA
- a CDS encoding alpha-ketoacid dehydrogenase subunit alpha/beta, whose protein sequence is MPKLASLGAETAVAIYRTMVRIAQCDQRIQQGLAAGDLQFQYYPAGGQEAIPATIMALLKPDDLAVTTYRVIHDIVAKGTPMREIMAEMYGKVTGTCKGKGGPMHLTAPDSGLMVTTGIVGAGAPIAAGLALAETMQGTGRVTVCSFGDGAANIGAVHEALNLAAVWKLPVVFVCQNNLYAEYTSFAESTASESIASRAAGYGMPGESCDGADPASIHEAATRAIVRARSGEGPTLLECIAPRLQGHAFGSDTDHMDQASLAHAKAKAPCITVRQRLIDEGLATEGQLAQIEAEAKAEVDDAQRFAIDSDPPPLSELQSDVFADSADIPYSRQAAAAAEVHAPGARRQMTFGMAVNEAMAIALERDPAVFLLGEDIHDPAGGIVKATIGLSSRFGLDRVRPTPISEQAIVGAAIGASMRGMKPVAEIMVNDFAMVAMDQIANHAAKLRYMSGGRTTVPLTIRSLTAGNVGSFGAQHSQSLEAWFAHTPGLKIVAPSNAHDAKGLLLACIDDPDPCIQIEAMRCFFVPGDVPEGHYFVPLGKAAVRQAGDDITIVSYSWGMQEVHGAAVQLAEAGHSVEIIDLRTIVPLDYDAVRASAQKTGRVLIVHPAVEFGGFGAELAAKLQQDLFGKLKAPVGRYGAPYTSIPFAKNLEAAYFPNAGGIVERAQALLGYR, encoded by the coding sequence ATGCCGAAACTTGCCAGTCTGGGTGCCGAAACCGCAGTCGCGATCTACCGGACTATGGTCCGCATCGCGCAGTGCGACCAGCGCATCCAGCAGGGGCTTGCGGCGGGCGACCTTCAGTTCCAATATTATCCGGCGGGCGGGCAGGAAGCGATTCCGGCCACCATAATGGCCCTCCTCAAGCCCGATGATCTTGCTGTCACGACCTACCGGGTCATCCATGACATCGTCGCCAAGGGCACGCCGATGCGCGAGATCATGGCCGAGATGTATGGCAAGGTCACCGGCACCTGCAAAGGCAAGGGCGGCCCCATGCACCTGACCGCGCCCGACAGCGGCCTGATGGTCACCACCGGGATCGTCGGGGCCGGGGCGCCGATTGCAGCGGGCCTTGCGCTGGCTGAAACCATGCAGGGAACCGGCCGGGTGACGGTCTGCAGTTTCGGCGACGGCGCGGCCAATATCGGTGCGGTGCATGAGGCCCTGAATCTGGCTGCGGTCTGGAAACTGCCGGTGGTGTTTGTCTGCCAGAACAATCTCTATGCCGAGTACACCAGCTTTGCCGAGAGCACCGCATCCGAAAGCATCGCGTCCCGGGCAGCCGGTTACGGCATGCCGGGCGAAAGCTGCGACGGGGCGGATCCGGCGTCGATCCATGAAGCCGCCACCCGGGCGATTGTGCGGGCACGGTCGGGCGAGGGGCCGACCTTGCTTGAATGCATTGCGCCGCGCCTGCAGGGGCACGCGTTCGGGTCTGATACGGACCACATGGATCAGGCAAGTCTCGCACACGCGAAGGCCAAAGCTCCGTGCATCACCGTGCGGCAGCGACTGATCGACGAGGGGTTGGCAACCGAAGGTCAGCTGGCGCAGATCGAAGCCGAAGCCAAGGCGGAAGTGGACGACGCGCAGCGGTTCGCCATCGACAGCGATCCCCCGCCGCTTTCAGAGTTGCAGAGCGACGTCTTTGCCGACAGCGCGGATATCCCCTACAGCAGGCAGGCAGCGGCCGCCGCCGAAGTCCACGCCCCCGGCGCGCGGCGGCAGATGACCTTCGGCATGGCGGTCAACGAGGCGATGGCGATCGCGCTGGAACGCGACCCTGCCGTGTTCTTGCTTGGGGAGGACATTCACGATCCCGCCGGCGGTATCGTCAAGGCGACGATCGGCTTGTCGAGCCGCTTCGGACTAGACCGTGTACGGCCGACCCCGATTTCCGAACAGGCGATTGTCGGCGCTGCGATCGGGGCGTCGATGCGGGGTATGAAACCTGTCGCCGAAATCATGGTGAACGATTTCGCCATGGTAGCCATGGATCAGATCGCCAACCATGCGGCGAAACTGAGATACATGTCGGGTGGGCGAACCACTGTTCCGCTCACGATCCGGTCTTTGACGGCGGGAAATGTCGGCAGTTTCGGCGCGCAGCACTCGCAATCGCTCGAAGCCTGGTTTGCGCACACGCCTGGGCTGAAGATCGTCGCGCCATCCAACGCGCATGATGCCAAGGGCCTGCTGCTCGCATGCATCGACGACCCCGACCCGTGCATCCAGATTGAAGCGATGCGATGCTTTTTCGTGCCGGGCGACGTGCCGGAAGGCCATTATTTCGTCCCGCTGGGCAAGGCCGCCGTAAGGCAGGCTGGCGATGACATTACCATCGTTTCCTACAGCTGGGGCATGCAGGAAGTACACGGCGCCGCAGTCCAGCTGGCTGAGGCCGGGCACAGTGTCGAGATCATCGATCTGCGCACCATCGTGCCGCTGGATTACGACGCGGTGAGGGCGTCAGCGCAGAAAACCGGCCGGGTGCTGATTGTGCATCCTGCTGTCGAGTTTGGCGGCTTCGGGGCTGAGCTGGCGGCGAAACTGCAGCAGGATCTGTTTGGCAAGCTCAAGGCGCCGGTGGGACGTTACGGCGCGCCCTACACCTCGATCCCCTTCGCAAAGAATCTCGAAGCGGCCTACTTCCCCAATGCCGGCGGCATCGTCGAACGCGCGCAGGCGTTGCTGGGGTATCGCTGA